A region from the Vicia villosa cultivar HV-30 ecotype Madison, WI linkage group LG3, Vvil1.0, whole genome shotgun sequence genome encodes:
- the LOC131593277 gene encoding putative disease resistance RPP13-like protein 1, with protein MAAIVGGALLSASMEMLVKKVVSGEFLVLFRRTKLDVELLEKLEITLLSLQSVLYDAEDKQIANPAVNKWLEKLQDAVFEADQLFDELNTEALRCKAEGGQVLKKFLDYFQRFNKKINSKLHKLFERFEHLRNQNLGLKEGVSNCVWNVSPTTSVLGDETAIYGRDDDKKKLKEFLLLEGGNDGESIGVISIVGMGGLGKTTLAKLLYNDHHVKDNFEVRGWAHVSKDLDVVALTKTLLESVTPKTDSSNELNNPQVQLQRTLSNNKFLLVLDDIWLGRYVGWNSLIDIFNVGQKGSKIIITTRDERVALPRLKSLYVHHLRSLEIEDSWSLIARHAFVERNYQQHPNLEIIGREIAKKCGGLPLAAVALGGILRTKLSQEYWSDVLNNSIWEQTHDEVQPALLLSYRYLPASLKGCFAHCSVFPKNSILVKKMVVQLWIGEGLVPQPKSEKSWEKVAEEYFDELVSRSLILQWFIGDEKAYFKMHDLINDLAMRVSSPYCTRLDNHRPDERVDKRVRHLSFDREEYNSFDKFEILHGLKGLQTFLPMPLQAAWDYNSSVSSKLFSDLLSTMTQLHVLSLSSYRNIVELPNSIGNLIYLRYLNLSGTQIRKLPSETCKLYNLQTLLLSYCSKLIELPKDTGNLVKLRHLDIRGTDLKKMPAQISKLENLQTLSDFIVSRVKDVGLKIEDLGKFPHLRGSLFISQLENVIDSSHASQANLELKKEIDELELGWSYKAPSNSQIQVLERLRPSTNLKSLTIFGYGGDQLSNWVGDPLFVNMVSLKITRCKKTSVLPSLGQLGNLKEIFFSEMESVKSVGTVFYGSGSSSFQPFTSLETLSFEDMPEWEEWKLIGGTSIEFPSLIRLSVKRCPKLRENIPGNLPKLERLSLKNCPELEGMTPNNLPSLANLNLRDCPLLMGSRHSITNPPSDVFSQLVICLNSLQKLTLSRIPSLTSFPRDGLPKTLRSLSILSCENLDFFSHESFHNYSSLEDLQILDSCNSMTSFTLGSLPVLKSLSIFDCKHLKSISIAEDASEANLVFLGSIYVRDCRELESVSLSRLPIPKLTYLILWSCEKLISLSESIKNLTSLQEMTITKLPNLQSFSIDDLPISLRELQIGSVGGILWNTTWQHLTSLSKLDIEGDDIVKGVMTTQVPFLPTNLVSLGISRLDKKECLDGKWLRHLTSLHTLHISAAPKLKSLPEKGELPSSLKELHIFYCQLLKANLQRKKGKEWRKISHIPKIYIDYEIIN; from the coding sequence ATGGCTGCCATTGTTGGAGGAGCGCTTCTTTCAGCTTCCATGGAGATGCTGGTGAAAAAGGTCGTTTCTGGTGAGTTTCTTGTTTTGTTTCGGAGGACTAAGCTTGACGTTGAGCTGTTGGAAAAGCTGGAGATAACACTGCTGAGTCTTCAATCTGTACTTTATGATGCTGAAGACAAACAGATCGCTAACCCTGCTGTCAACAAGTGGCTGGAGAAATTGCAAGATGCTGTCTTTGAAGCTGACCAACTGTTCGACGAACTCAACACTGAAGCTTTAAGGTGCAAAGCTGAAGGTGGTCAGGTTCTTAAAAAGTTTTTAGATTATTTTCAAAGGTTTAATAAAAAGATCAATTCTAAACTGCACAAATTATTTGAAAGATTTGAACATTTGAGAAACCAAAATCTTGGATTGAAAGAAGGTGTTTCCAACTGTGTTTGGAATGTATCTCCTACAACTTCTGTTTTGGGAGATGAAACTGCTATTTATGGCAGAGATGATGACAAAAAGAAACTTAAAGAGTTTTTGCTGTTAGAGGGTGGCAATGATGGTGAAAGCATAGGAGTGATTTCTATTGTGGGTATGGGAGGATTAGGAAAAACAACACTAGCTAAACTCCTTTACAATGATCATCATGTGAAGGATAATTTTGAGGTTAGAGGGTGGGCACATGTCTCAAAAGATCTTGATGTTGTAGCTCTCACTAAAACCCTTCTTGAATCTGTCACTCCAAAAACAGATTCATCTAATGAGTTGAATAATCCCCAAGTACAATTGCAGCGAACTTTAAGTAACAACAAGTTTTTACTTGTATTGGATGATATATGGCTTGGAAGATATGTTGGTTGGAATAGTCTAATTGATATCTTTAATGTTGGCCAAAAAGGGAGTAAGATCATCATCACAACTCGTGATGAAAGGGTTGCCTTACCCAGGCTAAAATCTCTCTATGTCCACCATTTAAGATCTTTGGAAATTGAAGATTCCTGGTCTTTAATAGCGAGACATGCATTTGTAGAAAGAAACTACCAACAACATCCCAATCTAGAAATAATTGGTAGAGAAATTGCCAAAAAATGTGGAGGTTTACCATTAGCTGCAGTAGCATTGGGGGGTATTCTTCGAACCAAATTGTCACAAGAATATTGGAGTGATGTATTGAACAATAGTATTTGGGAACAAACACATGATGAAGTGCAGCCAGCTCTGTTATTGAGCTACCGTTATCTTCCAGCTTCTTTAAAAGGATGCTTTGCTCATTGTTCAGTTTTTCCAAAGAACTCAATCTTAGTGAAAAAGATGGTGGTTCAATTGTGGATTGGAGAAGGCTTAGTACCTCAACCAAAAAGTGAGAAAAGTTGGGAAAAAGTAGCTGAAGAATACTTTGATGAACTAGTGTCGAGGTCTCTGATACTTCAATGGTTTATTGGTGATGAGAAAGCATACTTTAAAATGCACGACCTCATCAATGATTTAGCTATGAGAGTATCATCTCCATATTGCACTAGGTTGGACAATCATAGGCCAGATGAAAGGGTAGATAAAAGAGTGAGACACTTGTCATTTGATAGGGAAGAATATAACTCATTCGATAAATTTGAAATATTGCATGGATTAAAAGGTCTACAAACCTTTCTTCCCATGCCATTACAAGCTGCATGGGATTATAATAGTTCTGTATCGTCGAAGTTATTTTCTGATTTGTTGTCGACAATGACACAATTACACGTGTTGTCTCTTTCAAGCTACAGAAATATCGTAGAGCTACCCAACTCTATTGGAAATTTAATTTACTTGCGATACTTGAATCTCTCTGGCACTCAAATTAGAAAGTTGCCTTCAGAAACATGCAAGCTTTACAATTTGCAGACATTGTTGTTGTCATATTGCAGTAAACTCATTGAATTGCCAAAAGACACGGGGAATTTGGTGAAACTACGACACCTTGACATCAGAGGCACTGATTTGAAGAAAATGCCGGCACAAATATCCAAATTAGAAAATCTACAAACATTGTCGGACTTTATTGTGAGCCGCGTTAAGGATGTtggattgaagattgaagatctTGGGAAATTTCCCCATCTACGAGGAAGCCTTTTCATCTCACAACTTGAAAATGTAATTGACTCATCCCATGCTTCTCAAGCAAACTTGGAGTTGAAGAAAGAAATTGACGAGTTGGAACTAGGATGGTCTTACAAGGCTCCTTCAAACTCACAAATACAAGTACTCGAACGGCTGCGTCCGTCGACAAATTTGAAGAGTTTGACCATCTTTGGATATGGTGGAGACCAATTATCAAATTGGGTGGGAGATCCTTTATTTGTAAACATGGTGTCTTTGAAGATCACAAGGTGTAAAAAAACTTCAGTGCTACCATCCCTCGGGCAACTAGGTAATCTAAAAGAAATCTTTTTTAGTGAGATGGAATCTGTAAAGAGTGTTGGTACCGTGTTCTATGGAAGTGGTTCTTCTTCATTTCAACCATTTACGTCTTTAGAGACTCTAAGCTTTGAAGATATGCCAGAGTGGGAGGAATGGAAGTTGATTGGAGGTACATCCATAGAGTTTCCTAGTCTTATACGTTTGTCTGTAAAGCGCTGTCCAAAACTGAGAGAAAACATACCTGGCAACCTTCCTAAGCTTGAAAGATTGTCACTTAAAAATTGTCCCGAACTTGAAGGGATGACACCCAACAATCTTCCTTCACTTGCCAACCTTAACTTAAGGGATTGTCCCTTATTGATGGGGTCAAGACATTCTATTACAAACCCACCATCTGACGTATTCAGCCAATTGGTGATTTGTCTCAATTCTCTTCAAAAGTTGACCTTATCCAGAATTCCATCTCTAACATCCTTTCCGAGAGACGGTCTTCCCAAAACCTTACGATCTCTCTCTATCCTTTCCTGTGAGAATCTGGATTTCTTTTCTCATGAATCTTTTCATAATTATTCATCACTGGAGGATTTGCAGATATTAGATagttgtaattcaatgacatcatTTACCTTGGGCTCTCTCCCTGTCCTCAAAAGTCTATCTATTTTCGATTGTAAACATTTAAAATCCATATCAATAGCAGAAGATGCATCGGAAGCAAATCTAGTGTTTCTTGGAAGCATCTATGTAAGGGATTGCAGAGAACTGGAGTCAGTTTCCTTAAGTCGATTACCCATTCCTAAACTCACTTATTTAATTTTGTGGAGTTGTGAGAAGTTAATTTCTCTATCTGAATCAATAAAGAATCTAACTAGCCTTCAAGAAATGACAATTACTAAACTTCCAAATCTGCAATCGTTTTCCATAGATGATCTGCCTATCAGTCTGCGAGAGTTGCAGATTGGCTCTGTCGGAGGGATTTTGTGGAATACAACTTGGCAACATCTCACTTCTCTTTCAAAGCTGGATATTGAGGGTGATGATATTGTGAAGGGGGTGATGACAACGCAAGTTCCATTTCTACCCACTAATCTCGTTTCCTTAGGGATCTCTCGTCTCGATAAGAAAGAATGCTTGGATGGGAAGTGGCTTCGACATCTTACCTCTCTCCATACGCTTCacatttctgctgcacccaagcTCAAGTCATTGCCAGAAAAGGGGGAACTGCCTTCCTCTCTTAAAGAACTGCATATCTTTTATTGTCAGTTGTTGAAAGCAAATTTGCAAAGGAAGAAAGGGAAAGAGTGGCGTAAGATTTCTCACATTCCCAAAATATATATAGACTACGAAATCATCAATTGA